The Anguilla anguilla isolate fAngAng1 chromosome 4, fAngAng1.pri, whole genome shotgun sequence genome has a window encoding:
- the odf3l2b gene encoding outer dense fiber protein 3-like protein 2b, translating into MPREIARKTEDMEKKHPIIAGREKGPGPGRYALPPTVGFMGHDFTKPTGPAYTFHSRMSHHLSGVHANPGPQYYIDARITRFGKDGTPAYSMLGRERRSVGIFQTPGPGAYNPETAPPLNRQRRPPSYTMGFRNRYRPVDAVPPPNKYTLPPVMGSQVPTKPSSASYTMAGRCRSGGPAEDLSNTPGPGRYDSTDPSVYLPRQPAFSMLPRHSVPIDGARKPGPGAHNPEKVTLHKPRPPAFTLGIRHSEFVTPLVTDASHRI; encoded by the exons ATGCCACGGGAAATCGCCAGAAAAACCGAGGACATGGAGAAGAAACACCCCATTATTGCCGGCCGAGAGAAAG GACCAGGGCCAGGACGCTACGCTTTGCCCCCTACAGTCGGATTCATGGGTCACGACTTCACCAAGCCGACCGGCCCAGCATACACCTTCCACAGCAGGATGAGCCACCACT TGTCCGGTGTCCACGCCAACCCGGGGCCTCAGTATTACATCGACGCGAGAATCACGCGCTTCGGCAAAGACGGCACCCCCGCGTACTCCATGCTGGGCAGGGAGCGACGCTCTG TGGGGATCTTCCAGACTCCGGGACCGGGCGCCTACAACCCAGAGACGGCGCCCCCCTTGAACAGGCAGAGAAGGCCCCCGTCCTACACCATGGGATTCCGAAATCGCTACCGCCCCGTTGACGCCGTCCCGCCTCCGAACAAGTACACGCTCCCGCCCGTCATGGGCTCCCAAGTGCCCACCAAGCCGTCCAGCGCCAGCTACACCATGGCGGGGCGCTGCAGGTCCGGGGGTCCCGCGGAAGACCTATCGAACACGCCGGGCCCGGGCAGGTACGACAGCACGGACCCCAGCGTCTACCTGCCCAGGCAGCCCGCCTTCTCCATGCTCCCCCGCCACAGCGTCCCCATCGACGGCGCTCGGAAACCGGGGCCCGGCGCGCACAACCCGGAGAAGGTCACCCTGcacaaaccccgcccacccgctTTCACTCTGGGGATCAGGCACTCCGAGTTCGTCACCCCGCTGGTGACGGACGCGTCGCACCGAATTTGA